From a single Loxodonta africana isolate mLoxAfr1 chromosome 9, mLoxAfr1.hap2, whole genome shotgun sequence genomic region:
- the LOC104845658 gene encoding pterin-4-alpha-carbinolamine dehydratase-like, producing MALGAHPSPTTRAFGFTARVALQAEKLDHHAEWFNVYNKVYIILSTRECAGLLERDIDVASFIEKVAVSMT from the coding sequence ATGGCACTGGGTGCTCACCCAAGCCCCACCACTAGGGCTTTTGGGTTCACGGCAAGGGTGGCCCTGCAGGCTGAGAAACTGGACCACCATGCTGAATGGTTTAATGTGTACAACAaggtctacatcatcctgagcaCCCGTGAGTGTGCAGGCCTTTTAGAGAGGGACATAGACGTGGCCAGCTTCATTGAAAAAGTAGCAGTGTCCATGACATAG